Proteins encoded by one window of Komagataeibacter sucrofermentans DSM 15973:
- the vapB gene encoding type II toxin-antitoxin system VapB family antitoxin, which produces MLTRTTLFLSNRSQAVRLPKMVAFGEQVRDVVIVSEGSRRIIAPADAAWDDFFAAPGVDLGERNQPAMQEREAL; this is translated from the coding sequence ATGCTGACCCGTACGACACTCTTTCTATCCAACCGCTCACAGGCGGTGCGTCTGCCGAAGATGGTTGCCTTCGGGGAGCAGGTGCGTGACGTCGTCATCGTGTCCGAAGGGTCGCGGCGGATCATTGCTCCGGCCGATGCGGCGTGGGATGATTTCTTTGCGGCTCCTGGGGTGGATCTGGGGGAGCGAAACCAGCCGGCCATGCAGGAACGTGAGGCGCTCTGA
- a CDS encoding recombinase family protein, translating into MLTGEVFTHRLGLTISDLRDLEQAHTILVLPGASPRKSRYPAWQINAMGQPFPVLPALFDTLGDSGWTIYRFLTQSHPELAGQTALEALREGRDALVVRLARSIAEGTCV; encoded by the coding sequence ATGCTGACGGGTGAGGTTTTTACCCACCGTCTTGGACTGACTATCTCAGACCTGCGTGATCTGGAACAGGCCCATACTATCCTCGTTCTGCCAGGGGCCTCACCACGGAAATCGCGCTATCCGGCCTGGCAGATCAATGCGATGGGACAGCCCTTCCCTGTCCTGCCCGCACTTTTCGATACGCTGGGCGATAGCGGATGGACCATTTACCGCTTCCTGACGCAATCTCATCCCGAACTTGCGGGTCAGACAGCCTTGGAAGCGCTTCGCGAAGGCAGGGACGCACTGGTCGTCAGGCTTGCCCGCAGCATTGCCGAAGGCACATGCGTCTAA
- a CDS encoding hydroxyethylthiazole kinase, with protein MDARSWTSLSVREEFVCFKARRPFCYGITNYIAATLSANLLLAVGTGAPAHDQVVWDFLTFRPTAIRDNASELIALADGTGSGRGIGTTLTSDQAQPFLQNLAARTSTIAAVSGPVDYITDGVTTLTLSGGDARLTLMSPGRGALGAYSGVIANAGSKPEAVAAAHALYAEAAHRASAARETVSFAIAFIDHLSVIEVYLPQDP; from the coding sequence ATGGATGCGCGTTCTTGGACATCCCTGAGCGTACGTGAGGAATTCGTGTGCTTCAAAGCACGCAGGCCGTTCTGCTACGGCATCACGAATTACATCGCCGCCACCCTGTCGGCCAACCTCCTGCTAGCGGTCGGGACCGGCGCGCCAGCCCACGATCAGGTCGTGTGGGATTTTCTGACGTTCCGTCCGACCGCGATCCGGGATAATGCTTCGGAACTGATCGCCCTGGCCGACGGCACAGGTAGCGGGCGCGGTATCGGTACCACGTTGACATCCGATCAAGCCCAACCTTTTCTTCAGAATCTGGCCGCGCGCACCAGCACGATTGCCGCAGTCAGCGGTCCGGTGGACTATATCACCGATGGTGTGACCACTCTGACCCTTTCCGGGGGAGACGCTCGCCTGACACTTATGTCACCGGGGCGGGGCGCACTAGGCGCTTACAGCGGCGTTATTGCCAACGCGGGATCCAAGCCAGAAGCGGTGGCTGCGGCCCATGCGCTGTATGCCGAAGCCGCGCATAGAGCCAGTGCAGCCCGCGAAACCGTCAGCTTCGCGATCGCGTTTATCGATCATCTCTCCGTGATCGAGGTTTATTTGCCTCAGGATCCCTAA
- a CDS encoding TonB-dependent receptor, translating to MNRIPTLSYVTTFAFALSVGTLLCVCASFAADLTDTQPAAKRAKSPRHAPATTMASGRPARKDAGGVEEITVRSTRRTQRSSTIPASIVALSGNTLQTTGVRDALTLAHDVPGLMAETTSGSANPRYRLRGIGTNDFSANMTTAVGVSEDDVFLDSGASQGVPIYDLDHVEVFRGPQGTLQGKNTTAGTVNYYTKRPTNHLDGYVRGTAGNYGRLGEEGAIGGPIVKDRLMARFAITNQDFSGQYHDSYRKEDANGYQYYDMRGEILAKPTDNLSILVKGHIGRNKTDVELDHVGLLAGGKDDQGYAQTSARNLQNNGRSDATTRRSGLSVNAQYAFAHGWTLTDIFGLEWNHFNVFSDDDASPAPIDYQENIGGVARVLSNEIRVASPQSKKIRYIGGVYYMRNLTQSYSQQPLYSPVDFGAGGNASSFNINTQDAAVFSAISVDLMPRLTLDVGARFTSETRQANGEAWAYATQAGNPYNTSDRVLTYINTNTNTYIDPATGSAISGPTLKKTFNRDSEDASLKYRFNSNIMGYLRYARGFRTGNYNTYVATASDFSLYNPETLTDYEGGVKARLWKGRAQINLSGFHYDYDNMQVTILQNTGTHTTNAASAVSNGFEFEGQVRPLDNFLATFGVTYQDAHYTSFTNASAPTPFNGGNPVNLSGQPLERAPRVTANLLLSYTLPVSFGDFAFQTDWRYTSRYRFQAWSDVTPTTPGALLSSAQAQALVRNAFSQKPVLMGNVRVAWHSLDKKTEVAFWMHNITNQLTYTNAFGEFFNGNISRYPGELRSFGFEVFRSL from the coding sequence ATGAACCGTATTCCCACCCTGTCGTATGTGACGACATTCGCCTTCGCCCTTTCGGTTGGCACGCTGCTCTGCGTCTGTGCATCCTTTGCGGCAGACCTGACCGATACCCAACCCGCCGCAAAACGGGCAAAATCGCCGCGCCATGCTCCCGCAACGACGATGGCCAGCGGCAGACCGGCAAGGAAAGACGCAGGCGGCGTGGAGGAAATAACCGTCCGCTCCACGCGGCGGACCCAGCGATCAAGCACCATTCCTGCCTCCATCGTCGCCCTGTCCGGCAACACATTGCAGACTACGGGCGTGCGGGATGCCCTGACCCTGGCCCATGACGTACCGGGGCTTATGGCCGAAACCACATCAGGCTCCGCCAATCCGCGCTATCGTCTGCGCGGTATCGGCACGAATGACTTCTCGGCCAACATGACCACGGCGGTCGGCGTGTCGGAAGATGACGTGTTTCTGGACAGTGGGGCCTCGCAGGGGGTACCGATCTATGATCTGGACCATGTCGAGGTATTCCGTGGCCCGCAGGGCACATTGCAGGGCAAGAATACCACAGCGGGCACCGTCAATTACTATACCAAACGACCCACCAATCATCTGGACGGCTACGTGCGGGGCACGGCTGGCAATTATGGGCGGCTGGGGGAGGAAGGGGCGATTGGCGGCCCTATTGTCAAGGATCGCCTGATGGCGCGCTTTGCCATCACCAACCAGGATTTTTCCGGCCAATACCATGATAGTTACCGGAAGGAAGATGCCAACGGTTACCAGTATTACGACATGCGTGGCGAGATACTGGCCAAGCCCACTGATAATCTGAGCATACTCGTCAAAGGTCATATCGGGCGCAACAAGACCGATGTGGAACTGGACCATGTGGGCCTGCTGGCCGGGGGAAAGGATGATCAGGGCTATGCCCAGACATCGGCCCGCAACCTGCAGAACAATGGCCGGAGTGACGCGACAACGCGCCGGTCGGGGCTGTCGGTCAATGCGCAGTACGCCTTTGCCCATGGCTGGACACTGACGGATATTTTCGGGCTGGAATGGAATCACTTCAATGTCTTTTCCGACGATGACGCCAGTCCTGCCCCGATCGACTATCAGGAAAACATCGGCGGCGTCGCGCGTGTGCTAAGCAATGAAATCCGCGTCGCATCGCCCCAGAGCAAAAAGATACGCTACATCGGCGGTGTCTATTACATGCGCAACCTGACCCAGTCCTACAGCCAGCAGCCACTCTACAGCCCGGTTGATTTTGGCGCGGGCGGCAACGCGTCCAGTTTCAATATCAACACGCAGGATGCAGCCGTATTTTCCGCCATTTCGGTTGACCTGATGCCCAGGCTGACGCTGGATGTCGGCGCGCGTTTCACATCGGAAACCCGTCAGGCCAATGGCGAGGCGTGGGCCTATGCCACGCAGGCTGGCAACCCCTATAATACATCCGACCGGGTGCTGACCTACATCAACACCAATACGAACACCTATATCGATCCCGCGACAGGCAGCGCCATCAGCGGGCCGACGCTGAAAAAGACGTTCAACAGGGACAGTGAGGACGCCAGCCTTAAATACCGCTTCAACAGCAACATCATGGGCTATCTGCGCTATGCGCGGGGGTTCCGTACTGGCAATTACAATACCTATGTCGCCACGGCGTCTGATTTTAGCCTGTATAACCCGGAAACGCTGACAGATTACGAAGGTGGAGTCAAAGCCCGGCTATGGAAGGGACGCGCCCAGATCAACCTGAGCGGCTTCCATTACGACTACGACAACATGCAGGTCACGATCCTGCAAAATACCGGTACGCACACCACCAATGCCGCCAGCGCCGTATCCAACGGCTTCGAGTTCGAGGGGCAGGTACGACCGCTGGACAATTTTCTCGCGACATTTGGTGTAACCTATCAGGACGCCCATTACACCAGCTTTACCAATGCCAGCGCGCCCACGCCGTTCAATGGCGGCAATCCGGTCAATCTGTCCGGACAACCGCTGGAGCGCGCGCCGCGTGTCACCGCCAATCTGCTGCTTAGTTACACATTGCCCGTCTCATTCGGTGACTTCGCCTTCCAGACAGACTGGCGTTACACCAGCCGTTACCGTTTTCAGGCATGGTCAGACGTCACGCCCACCACACCGGGTGCGCTGCTTTCATCCGCGCAGGCGCAGGCTCTTGTCCGCAACGCTTTTTCACAGAAACCTGTCCTTATGGGCAATGTACGCGTAGCCTGGCATTCGCTGGACAAGAAAACTGAAGTGGCCTTCTGGATGCATAACATCACCAATCAATTGACGTATACTAATGCATTTGGGGAATTTTTCAACGGCAATATCAGCCGCTATCCCGGTGAACTGCGCAGCTTTGGCTTTGAGGTCTTCCGTTCCCTATGA
- the betC gene encoding choline-sulfatase has translation MPEQQPNRPNFLVVLADQLTAALLPAVLGGRDPSPVIVPNLTDLAGQGVVFGNAYTNSPLCGPSRAALMSGLLPTISGVYDNACEWHADTPTFGHRLRLAGYRTILSGKMHFVGPDQLHGFEERLTTDIYPADFSWVPDWLHPEIRPDWYHSMDSVHQAGPVVRSNQIDYDEEVAFATRRKLYDLARTRDGRPFCMLVSFTHPHDPFNIGQEWWDRYADVPIPSPQVDLAQDPHPAVIRIREACGIAADPATPQAALRARRAYFGAISYIDHQVGRLRAVLQETGLDRNTVIVFTSDHGEMLGEHGLWYKMSFHEGASRVPLIFSGLDFFRPRIVRDAVSLVDVGETLCTLAGAPPAPRTDGRSLVPHLNGLGGHDGVFGEYCGEGTTAPVSMIRRGQWKFIHTPGEPDQLFDLNDDPDETRNLNGSNAAVAILAAFREETHKKWDYARITRDVIASQKRRQLVSRALAMGTCTHWDYQPLPNAHNAYIRNHKPLETLEAEARLYPPSVR, from the coding sequence ATGCCCGAGCAGCAGCCCAACCGTCCCAATTTCCTTGTAGTGCTGGCAGATCAGTTAACGGCGGCGCTGCTGCCCGCAGTTCTGGGCGGTCGCGATCCATCGCCCGTCATCGTCCCCAACCTGACGGATCTGGCAGGGCAGGGCGTGGTGTTTGGTAACGCTTATACCAACAGCCCGTTATGCGGTCCGTCGCGGGCCGCGCTCATGAGCGGCCTCCTGCCCACCATAAGCGGCGTATATGACAATGCCTGTGAATGGCACGCCGATACCCCGACATTCGGCCACCGGCTACGACTTGCAGGGTACCGGACCATCCTTTCGGGCAAGATGCATTTTGTCGGGCCGGACCAGTTGCACGGGTTTGAGGAACGCCTGACAACCGACATCTACCCTGCCGATTTCAGCTGGGTGCCTGACTGGCTGCACCCGGAAATCCGGCCTGACTGGTACCATTCCATGGATTCAGTTCATCAGGCCGGTCCGGTCGTACGCAGCAACCAGATCGATTATGACGAGGAAGTCGCCTTCGCCACCCGCCGCAAGCTGTATGATCTGGCCCGTACGCGCGATGGGCGACCGTTCTGTATGCTGGTCTCCTTCACCCATCCACATGACCCGTTCAATATCGGGCAGGAATGGTGGGACCGGTATGCTGATGTCCCCATTCCGTCGCCTCAGGTGGACCTTGCACAGGATCCTCATCCCGCCGTTATCCGCATACGTGAGGCGTGCGGCATTGCGGCCGACCCAGCGACGCCACAGGCAGCCCTGCGTGCACGGCGGGCCTATTTCGGCGCGATTTCCTATATCGACCATCAGGTAGGACGGCTGCGCGCGGTGCTGCAGGAAACGGGGCTGGACCGCAACACGGTGATTGTATTCACCAGTGATCATGGTGAAATGCTGGGCGAGCACGGTCTGTGGTACAAGATGTCGTTTCATGAAGGGGCGTCGCGCGTGCCGCTGATATTCAGCGGCCTGGATTTTTTCCGTCCCCGCATCGTACGCGATGCGGTCTCGCTGGTGGATGTGGGAGAGACGCTGTGCACACTGGCGGGAGCGCCACCTGCACCCCGCACCGATGGCCGCAGCCTTGTTCCCCATCTGAATGGATTAGGCGGCCATGATGGCGTGTTTGGCGAATATTGCGGGGAAGGCACGACAGCGCCCGTGAGCATGATTCGCCGCGGGCAATGGAAGTTCATCCATACCCCCGGCGAACCCGACCAGCTTTTCGACCTGAACGATGATCCGGATGAAACCCGCAATCTGAATGGCAGCAATGCTGCGGTAGCCATACTGGCGGCCTTCAGGGAAGAAACGCACAAGAAATGGGATTATGCCCGCATTACCCGCGATGTCATTGCCAGCCAGAAACGGCGGCAACTGGTCAGCCGCGCGCTGGCGATGGGGACCTGTACGCACTGGGACTACCAGCCCCTGCCTAATGCCCACAACGCATACATCCGTAATCACAAGCCTCTAGAAACGCTTGAGGCTGAAGCGCGCCTTTATCCTCCCAGCGTCCGGTGA
- a CDS encoding LysR substrate-binding domain-containing protein codes for MTDYTVDYLMGNARVLEAAGRLGSFSAAAAELGMTQPAVSQQIGHIERVVGMPLFMRRHRGVALNEAGRTLVAAASEARATIRTALEQATAVSRDRALNVLTDYGFAANWLISRLPDFEKICPGVKIQILTTQALQAQPPLGITADVSILFEAAVRKSGENRITLFEEEVYPVCSPAYARTYGPFTTLADLGRAHLLHLNGHENLWFTWTDWFARMDPDQSARGSQKTARFRTFGNYPLLLQSAMQGEGIALGWRPLVDTCLESGVLVKVWQKPLRSRRGYVLTARTPRSSQAELFCDWLVNLSRMNI; via the coding sequence ATGACGGATTACACGGTTGATTATCTGATGGGCAATGCGCGGGTGCTCGAAGCGGCAGGCCGTCTGGGCAGTTTCAGCGCTGCTGCGGCCGAACTGGGCATGACCCAGCCCGCCGTCAGTCAGCAGATTGGCCATATCGAACGTGTCGTCGGTATGCCGCTGTTCATGCGCAGGCATCGCGGGGTTGCGCTGAATGAGGCTGGCCGCACGCTGGTCGCCGCGGCGTCGGAAGCACGGGCCACCATCAGGACCGCGCTAGAACAGGCTACGGCCGTTAGCCGGGATAGGGCCCTGAATGTGCTGACAGATTATGGTTTTGCCGCCAACTGGCTGATTTCCCGCCTGCCGGATTTTGAAAAAATCTGTCCGGGCGTAAAAATCCAGATCCTGACAACCCAAGCGCTGCAGGCCCAGCCCCCCTTGGGGATAACGGCGGATGTCTCCATCCTGTTTGAGGCTGCCGTCCGTAAATCAGGCGAAAACCGCATTACGCTGTTTGAGGAGGAAGTCTATCCGGTATGCAGCCCCGCCTACGCGCGCACCTATGGCCCTTTCACGACACTGGCTGATCTGGGACGTGCACATCTTTTGCACCTGAATGGACACGAGAACCTGTGGTTTACATGGACGGACTGGTTTGCCCGGATGGACCCGGATCAGTCAGCACGGGGCAGCCAGAAGACGGCGCGTTTCCGGACTTTTGGCAATTATCCCCTGCTGCTGCAGTCTGCCATGCAGGGGGAAGGCATCGCGCTGGGGTGGCGGCCGCTGGTTGATACCTGTCTGGAAAGCGGCGTGCTGGTCAAAGTCTGGCAGAAACCACTCAGAAGCCGCAGGGGCTATGTGCTGACGGCCCGCACACCGCGTAGTAGCCAGGCTGAGCTGTTCTGTGACTGGCTTGTCAACCTCAGCCGCATGAATATCTGA
- a CDS encoding MFS transporter: MAFCRALDKKSACIAEGMTRSAKTLLPWLMIFGAGICLRTGIASLSPILDRIERTLAISNAELGLLTTLPVLCMGGLSPLGHMLERRLGLKRSMIMALALLTIVLLLRLDGGSYGLLLFTAVGVGVAEPASFARKIAQPTTCLGIIWAA; this comes from the coding sequence ATGGCATTCTGTCGAGCGCTTGATAAAAAATCAGCATGTATAGCAGAGGGCATGACACGTTCCGCCAAAACGCTTCTGCCCTGGCTGATGATCTTCGGTGCCGGTATCTGCCTGCGTACCGGAATTGCGTCCCTCTCTCCCATCCTCGACCGGATCGAACGAACTCTTGCCATCTCCAACGCAGAACTGGGCTTGCTGACCACACTTCCTGTCCTGTGCATGGGCGGCCTGTCTCCGCTTGGGCATATGCTGGAACGGCGACTTGGCCTGAAACGCTCCATGATAATGGCATTGGCGCTTCTGACGATCGTCCTGCTCCTTCGCCTTGATGGTGGCAGCTATGGACTGCTGCTTTTCACGGCCGTCGGCGTGGGCGTAGCCGAACCGGCGTCGTTCGCCCGCAAGATCGCGCAGCCGACCACGTGCCTCGGCATCATCTGGGCGGCGTGA
- a CDS encoding helix-turn-helix domain-containing protein, which produces MKQSRSLQASSLADRTPPTELRPVRVHAEHHVEAADVEPHCHTDLGQLLATTHGVIRVTTEDNQWLVPPGRALLLPPGVVHAVHSPKESRLRAVLIAPKMCRDFLPACRIIALTTLLQALIDAVARCPADYPVPSPASRMVAVLLDQIALAHSEPLGVPRPSDARLRRVTDALMASPADGRSLSEWQDVAGASSRTLARLFEAEVGISFSHYRRQVQMQAAVGMLASGLPVGEVAHTLGYSTASAFSFAFRKTLGSPPGRFRDQVE; this is translated from the coding sequence ATGAAGCAATCCCGATCCCTGCAGGCCAGCAGTCTTGCTGATCGCACACCGCCCACAGAGCTACGTCCAGTGCGCGTGCATGCGGAGCATCATGTGGAAGCTGCGGATGTCGAACCTCATTGTCACACTGACCTCGGGCAGCTTCTGGCGACCACGCATGGCGTAATCCGCGTCACGACCGAAGATAACCAGTGGCTGGTACCGCCCGGGCGGGCACTCCTGCTGCCACCGGGTGTGGTGCATGCTGTTCACAGCCCCAAGGAAAGCAGGCTGCGTGCCGTGCTGATTGCGCCGAAGATGTGCCGGGATTTTCTGCCAGCCTGTCGCATCATCGCCCTTACAACGCTTTTGCAGGCACTGATTGATGCGGTTGCCAGATGCCCGGCAGATTATCCCGTTCCTTCACCGGCGTCGCGCATGGTGGCGGTGCTGCTGGACCAGATCGCGTTGGCACACTCCGAACCTCTGGGTGTACCGCGTCCTTCGGATGCACGGCTGCGGCGTGTCACGGATGCGCTGATGGCCTCTCCGGCGGATGGCCGCTCACTGTCCGAATGGCAGGATGTGGCTGGGGCCAGCAGTCGGACGCTGGCCCGGTTGTTTGAAGCTGAGGTTGGTATAAGCTTCAGTCACTATCGCCGACAGGTACAGATGCAGGCCGCCGTTGGCATGCTGGCATCAGGCCTGCCAGTTGGAGAGGTCGCACATACTCTTGGTTATTCCACGGCATCCGCGTTTTCATTTGCATTCCGCAAGACTCTCGGCAGTCCACCTGGTCGATTTCGTGATCAGGTTGAATGA
- a CDS encoding helix-turn-helix transcriptional regulator: MSEHQHVEKRLGTWLKDRRAKLDPAAFGLPSERRRTPGLRREEVAQRANISPTWYTWLEQGRGGAPSADVLDRIARALMLTDVEREHLFLLGLGRPPDARYRKNGTVTPRLQRVLDALDPSPAVIRTATWDVPAWNRAATIMLGDYSALPPAERNILRIIFLDPRSRAMQPDWESMARYVVGAFRIETARAGAADEVTPLVTELCRLSPEFHTMWHENSVTEAPVDIVKHIDHPVLGSFAFELSTFSVDGRPDLTLVVYNPATPKDAEKLREVILSHRSVAGA, translated from the coding sequence ATGAGCGAGCACCAGCACGTCGAAAAGCGGCTCGGTACCTGGCTGAAAGATCGCCGCGCGAAGCTTGATCCGGCTGCCTTCGGCCTTCCCTCGGAACGCCGCCGCACGCCAGGCCTGCGGCGTGAGGAGGTCGCGCAGCGGGCCAACATCAGCCCGACCTGGTACACTTGGCTGGAACAGGGGCGTGGTGGTGCCCCGTCAGCCGACGTGCTGGATCGGATAGCCCGCGCCCTCATGCTGACCGACGTCGAGCGCGAGCATCTGTTCCTTCTCGGCCTCGGGCGCCCACCCGATGCGCGGTATCGTAAGAACGGCACCGTCACGCCGCGCCTGCAACGCGTGCTAGACGCACTGGATCCCAGCCCGGCGGTGATCCGGACCGCAACCTGGGACGTCCCGGCCTGGAACCGGGCGGCCACCATCATGCTGGGGGATTACAGCGCCCTGCCGCCAGCGGAACGCAACATCCTCAGGATCATCTTCCTCGACCCGCGCTCCCGCGCCATGCAGCCCGACTGGGAAAGCATGGCACGCTATGTGGTGGGTGCTTTTCGGATCGAAACAGCGCGCGCTGGCGCGGCGGACGAGGTCACTCCCCTGGTGACGGAACTCTGCCGGCTCAGCCCCGAATTTCATACGATGTGGCATGAGAACAGCGTCACCGAGGCACCCGTCGATATCGTTAAGCACATCGACCATCCGGTCCTCGGCTCCTTCGCCTTCGAACTTTCGACATTTTCGGTCGATGGCCGGCCAGACCTGACGCTGGTCGTCTACAACCCCGCGACACCGAAGGATGCCGAAAAGCTCAGGGAAGTCATCCTGTCTCACCGTAGCGTAGCAGGTGCGTAG
- a CDS encoding SDR family oxidoreductase, which yields MRVFVTGATGFIGMPTVRELIAAGHEVLGLARSDEGAQSLAAIGAEVQRGALEDLDSLQKGAAASDAVIHFAFIHDWSNFLASCETDRRAIEAIGSALAGSNKPFLATGGLAGLAPPGQLATEKDVIPSDFPFPRVSEQTTLALIPQGIRASVVRLPQVHDRARQGLITPLIETFRQNGACVYVGDGSNLWPAAHVLDVARLYRLAIEKGATDTAWHAVAEEGVAMRDIVETLGRRLDLPVRSILPDEAPTFFGRFAMFAGFDMRASSELTRQVLGWEPTGPGLIADLAQLKVVD from the coding sequence ATGCGTGTATTCGTCACCGGCGCCACCGGATTTATCGGTATGCCGACCGTTAGGGAACTGATCGCTGCCGGCCACGAGGTACTTGGTCTGGCCCGTTCGGATGAGGGGGCTCAATCGCTCGCCGCCATAGGCGCTGAGGTGCAGCGCGGTGCGCTCGAGGATCTTGACAGTCTGCAAAAGGGTGCGGCGGCTTCGGACGCCGTGATTCACTTTGCGTTTATTCATGACTGGTCGAACTTCCTGGCAAGCTGCGAAACGGATCGTCGCGCCATCGAGGCAATCGGGTCCGCGCTTGCCGGCTCCAACAAGCCGTTTCTTGCCACGGGAGGACTGGCGGGACTGGCGCCACCCGGCCAGTTAGCGACCGAAAAGGATGTGATTCCCTCGGACTTCCCGTTCCCGCGCGTGTCCGAGCAGACGACGCTGGCGCTGATTCCGCAGGGTATCCGCGCTTCAGTGGTGCGTCTGCCGCAGGTCCATGACCGGGCCAGGCAGGGACTCATCACGCCGCTGATCGAGACGTTTCGTCAGAACGGCGCCTGCGTCTATGTGGGCGATGGGAGCAATCTCTGGCCTGCGGCGCATGTGCTCGATGTTGCCCGTCTTTACAGACTGGCTATCGAAAAGGGGGCGACAGACACCGCCTGGCATGCGGTTGCCGAAGAGGGCGTGGCGATGCGCGATATCGTCGAGACGCTCGGCCGTCGCCTGGACCTGCCGGTCCGATCGATCCTGCCGGATGAGGCACCGACTTTCTTCGGGCGCTTCGCGATGTTCGCAGGCTTCGACATGCGGGCCTCCAGCGAACTGACGCGGCAGGTATTGGGATGGGAGCCGACCGGTCCGGGACTGATTGCCGATCTTGCACAGCTTAAAGTCGTGGACTGA